The following are encoded together in the Fusarium keratoplasticum isolate Fu6.1 chromosome 1, whole genome shotgun sequence genome:
- a CDS encoding Protein transport protein SFT2 — protein sequence MASNSFRDSINSLGWSRRDEPVNTSQQSGLLSSLQSLNPFQGGRGYVRLPTTESAGAPLPAPSRREEEEGWFVLSRWDRLLIFGACNLAALACFFVCFTFTLFPLFNPRKFVTLWSVGSLMFLASFAAVMGPMAYVYHLLSTPRLPFTAAYFGSIILTLVFALKLHSTILTLFSAIIQIACLLWYLISYFPMGGTGLRLAASYGTRQAASWMSG from the exons ATGGCTTCTAATTCTTTCCGAGACTCCATCAACTCCCTCGGCTGGAGCCGTCGCGATGAACCCGTAAACACGTCCCAGCAGAGCGGtctgctctcttctctccagaGCCTCAACCCCTTCCAAGGCGGCCGTGGCTATGTGAGGCTCCCCACCACCGAGAGCGCCGGTGCGCCTCTGCCTGCGCCCAGTCGAcgcgaagaggaggaaggctGGTTTGTTC TTAGTCGATGGGATCGGTTACTGATCTTTGGGGCTTGCAACCTTGCTGCCCTGGCATGCTTCTTTGTGTGCTTCACCTTTACTCTCTTCCCGCTGTTTAACCCCCGCAAGTTTGTCACCTT GTGGTCGGTTGGATCGCTGATGTTTTTGGCATCGTTTGCGGCAGTTATGGGACCTATGGCCTATGTCTATCATCTTCTCTCAACTCCCCGGTTGCCGTTTACTGCAGCCTACTTTGGTTCTATCATCCTGACACTTGTGTTTGCCTTGAAG CTTCACAGCACCATCCTGACCCTCTTTTCGGCCATCATCCAGATCGCATGTCTTCTCTGGTATCTTATCAGCTACTTCCCCATGGGAGGTACTGGTCTTCGCCTGGCGGCCTCGTACGGTACAAGACAAGCGGCATCTTGGATGTCTGGTTAA